One part of the Pecten maximus chromosome 9, xPecMax1.1, whole genome shotgun sequence genome encodes these proteins:
- the LOC117334754 gene encoding putative uncharacterized protein DDB_G0282133 produces the protein MFGTIPLYFIIAIIAGLIVAGVVVGFCSCWMCKQCYLCYEKKKEARQRRQRRQRRQRRNHNRYDDDDDDDVFDDDIYHSQQNISGYARQQNSRPMANRVPKSSPTDAVVVSPSRNNDTYHIEDERGPTRSTTRQAVGDTNAAGRSTCVRRHTPKHFNDENEEKKGCALCCTYCCCCCDSLDDDYYYDSDDEESEYDDHPNERGTSPKSIHVAAAATQNLSSSDGNTSNDKNTATSKTSKTSNDKQKQRVQSIKNIKEQKGKENLKKKEENSKKTGDKAKKKEEDKANGGHSCCVGCFIPSDSSEYEDSDFEESEFDEDEEGLRRSLNNPGNANGVVAATASKQRRGKSSLGRPSSNKKIKDKQQQTDKKSIENDTGNNKAVCCCFGYESDDEYYDDSDDEFSEEESYDSDSLQTQDNKGALPMSGAHATDKAGKKQSRKSKSAKSSRPRSEKTKKSKGNKKCRGCFLCKIKCVGCTNCCNKKSHEEEEYSDDSDDDDYYDSDSDGHQPDEPRIRDSRQKSTSTISCVCGNRSDEYDDSDYSDDYYTDNAEEEDNATIIDDITVIAAGGATVSATGAHTSKSKTKSRKNKAKSKESKNKVKKKKVCCFVIKRTEKISKQPTKRSTKKSRKNKMKETVTNHQKNESLPKPNVNTKVPEKKPTMPPVLVVAALNETPEQSKDRTDRQVNNVPESTNDRISDEKRRNDNTQTGKNKEQASRGNETEKNPLTKKEAVASYMETKYGSSTRKVVFAEDVKSSSNEHVASTDKSDFYQDNNGPSTNKKAKTPEPVLLTVKTAEKRNAAISALFSSNNTAAETNKITSNNGSSNKSVKQSALSLNDAPSNDSISDAPASPEKTREERKAERKAKKNEKNIAVMALLSGNIYPKKGNSSSDLTINNAGQSGNQQSSNNNASQPVNQLSSNNAGRSVNQQSSNNNANNQPNTYQSSRSENGLKLGPIDSNPEHISKSNYNPQGDNPTIRNDQNVSYRPDSVSTVTTMSAATVANQNMAGNIGQNRSGVTNDDGANINQPRSKSPIISTNSDGKPPLGIAIKPRGRKDWKAAAALAVAREHTIPNMKTDWDVMGGSSNKEKDNNKHTSKFAASVSAAMAKAHFVKTRETRKNEPAWDLLEGKPKYLQTEEVTPNTRMRKSKSLNTLFENDNDIFSVELPTKRRKKRSEEFDWDDISSFASDRGSNRPPRVNQPSILMDDNHPYHKLFVSSRALATYIAHKHSALKLFDNFSDLSLRYHHVYYNSETVLKCA, from the exons ATGTTCGGAACCATTCCTCTGTACTTCATCATCGCAATCATCGCTGGGTTAATAGTGGCAGGCGTTGTGGTTGGTTTCTGTTCGTGTTGGATGTGTAAGCAGTGTTATCTCTGCTACGAAAAGAAAAAGGAAGCTAGACAACGACGACAGCGGCGTCAACGTAGACAGCGACGTAATCACAACCGgtatgacgacgacgacgacgatgatgttTTTGATGACGACATCTACCATTCCCAACAG AATATCAGTGGCTACGCGCGACAACAGAATTCTAGGCCAATGGCAAATCGTGTACCAAAGAGTAGTCCTACAGACGCTGTAGTTGTTTCCCCTTCACGCAACAACGATACATATCACATTGAAGATGAGCGCGGACCAACCAGAAGTACAACTCGACAAGCTGTTGGCGATACGAACGCTGCGGGTAGGTCTACATGTGTCAGACGCCACACCCCTAAACACTTCAACGATGAAAATGAGGAAAAGAAAGGATGTGCATTGTGTTGCACCTACTGTTGCTGTTGTTGTGACTCACTGGATGATGATTATTACTACGACTCTGATGATGAGGAAAGTGAGTACGATGATCATCCAAACGAAAGAGGTACTTCACCGAAAAGCATACATGTTGCGGCGGCTGCAACCCAGAATTTGTCTAGTTCTGATGGAAATACATCCAATGACAAAAATACGGCGACATCCAAGACATCCAAGACATCCAACGACAAACAGAAACAACGCGTTCaaagtataaaaaatataaaagaacaaaaaggaaaggaaaacctaaaaaagaaagaagaaaattcAAAGAAGACGGGTGATAAggcaaaaaagaaagaagaggaCAAGGCAAATGGCGGGCATTCGTGTTGTGTTGGTTGTTTCATTCCGTCGGATAGCTCAGAGTACGAAGATTCAGATTTCGAGGAGAGCGAATTCGATGAGGATGAGGAGGGTCTTCGAAGATCTCTAAATAACCCGGGCAATGCAAACGGAGTAGTTGCAGCAACTGCGAGTAAACAAAGGAGAGGAAAATCATCATTAGGTCGTCCTTCAAGTAACAAAAAGATCAAAGACAAACAGCAACAAACTGATAAGAAATCGATTGAAAATGACACTGGTAACAATAAGGCAGTATGCTGCTGTTTTGGTTATGAAAGTGATGATGAGTATTACGACGATTCTGATGACGAGTTTAGTGAAGAAGAAAGCTATGACTCTGATTCGCTCCAAACCCAAGATAATAAAGGAGCATTACCAATGTCAGGAGCGCATGCTACAGATAAAGCAGGAAAGAAGCAGAGCAGGAAATCCAAATCTGCAAAGTCATCGCGTCCTCGATCGGAGAAAACGAAGAAATCAAAAGGCAACAAAAAGTGCAGGGGTTGTTTTCTGTGCAAGATTAAATGTGTTGGTTGTACAAATTGTTGCAACAAGAAATCACATGAGGAGGAAGAATATAGCGACGATTCTGACGACGATGATTACTACGATAGTGACAGTGATGGTCATCAACCAGACGAACCTAGAATAAGAGACTCAAGACAAAAATCAACAAGCACCATATCTTGTGTGTGTGGCAACAGGTCTGACGAGTATGACGATTCTGATTATTCTGACGATTACTATACCGATAACGCCGAAGAAGAAGACAATGCCACTATCATAGATGACATAACCGTTATAGCAGCAGGAGGAGCCACTGTATCAGCGACAGGAGCACACACATCCAAATCTAAAACAAAAAGCAGGAAAAACAAGGCAAAATCAAAGGAGTCAAAAAACAAGGTAAAGAAGAAAAAGGTGTGCTGCTTTGTAATAAAACGAACAgaaaaaataagtaaacaacCTACCAAAAGATCGACGAAAAAATCTAGAAAGAACAAAATGAAAGAAACAGTTACTAATCATCAGAAAAACGAATCACTGCCAAAACCAAATGTGAACACGAAAGTGCCTGAAAAGAAACCGACAATGCCACCGGTACTGGTTGTAGCTGCTTTAAATGAAACGCCAGAACAATCCAAGGATCGTACTGATAGACAGGTGAACAATGTACCTGAATCAACCAATGATCGGATAAGTGATGAGAAGAGAAGAAATGATAACACTCAAACAGGAAAAAATAAAGAACAAGCATCGCGAGGTAATGAAACAGAGAAAAACCCATTGACGAAAAAAGAAGCAGTGGCGTCGTATATGGAAACAAAATACGGCTCATCTACACGCAAAGTTGTTTTTGCTGAAGATGTCAAAAGCTCTAGTAATGAACATGTGGCTTCAACAGACAAAAGCGACTTCTATCAAGATAACAATGGTCCGAGCACCAACAAAAAGGCAAAAACTCCAGAACCTGTTCTTTTGACAGTTAAGACTGCGGAGAAAAGGAACGCGGCTATTTCTGCCTTGTTTTCATCTAACAATACCGCAgcagaaacaaacaaaataacaagtaaCAACGGATCATCGAATAAAAGCGTAAAACAAAGCGCCCTAAGTTTAAATGATGCGCCTTCTAATGACTCTATCAGCGATGCTCCTGCATCACCGGAGAAAACAAGAGAAGAAAGAAAAGCAGAACGAAAGGCAAAAAAGAACGAAAAGAATATAGCGGTGATGGCTTTATTGTCGGGAAACATTTACCCAAAGAAAGGTAATTCGAGTTCAGATCTGACAATCAACAATGCTGGCCAGTCGGGGAACCAGCAAAGTTCAAATAACAATGCTAGCCAGCCGGTGAACCAGTTAAGTTCAAATAATGCTGGCCGTTCGGTAAATCAGCAAAGTTCAAATAACAATGCTAACAATCAACCAAATACCTACCAATCAAGTAGGTCTGAAAACGGTTTGAAACTGGGGCCTATCGACAGTAACCCCGAACACATCTCAAAGTCAAACTACAATCCACAGGGCGATAATCCAACGATCAGAAATGATCAAAATGTCTCTTATAGACCtgatagtgtcagtacagtTACGACTATGTCTGCAGCAACAGTAGCGAATCAAAACATGGCAGGGAACATAGGCCAGAATAGATCAGGAGTGACCAATGACGATGGTGCAAACATCAACCAACCTAGATCGAAGTCTCCCATAATTTCGACAAACAGCGATGGAAAACCTCCCCTTGGTATTGCCATTAAGCCGAGAGGTCGTAAAGACTGGAAAGCAGCTGCTGCGCTGGCCGTAGCTAGGGAACATACAATTCCAAACATGAAAACAGATTGGGACGTAATGGGAGGTAGCTCGAACAAAGAAAAAGATAACAATAAACATACATCTAAATTTGCAGCAAGCGTTTCCGCCGCAATGGCGAAAGCACACTTCGTCAAGACAAGAGAGACCCGCAAGAACGAGCCTGCTTGGGACCTGTTGGAAGGAAAACCGAAGTACCTCCAAACAGAGGAAGTTACTCCAAATACACGAATGCGTAAGAGTAAGAGCTTGAACACACTTTTTGAAAACGataatgacatattttctgTAGAATTACCAACTAAACGACGAAAAAAACGCTCGGAAGAATTCGATTGGGATGATATATCTTCATTTGCAAGTGACAGAGGATCTAATCGTCCGCCACGTGTCAACCAACCCAGTATATTGATGGATGACAACCATCCCTATCACAAACTCTTTGTTTCAAGTAGGGCCCTCGCGACGTACATCGCTCACAAACATTCGGcattaaaattatttgataatttttctgACCTGTCACTACGGTATCACCATGTCTACTATAACTCAGAAACTGTATTGAAATGTGCTTAA
- the LOC117335180 gene encoding uncharacterized protein LOC117335180, with protein MLVAIAVGALLLLLLLSLLICCCCRWCCFEEAAVGAKTRGEERVFDKRKMDGVFMERDGRKDDVSRKQRTKSVVSMESLDGYRVNEVKPRAMRLVSVDSHHSLDAVPILIPSSAGRHSTRHTTPMAKVTGTQYERIHTTPMARNAGTQYEDVAERVIYPSPKSKTFGTQYECIEEEMPTKDIGTITDRRGSLTPSVSQFSSKMSSARTPRTLRAVAPMQINPEVLTPIVMTTKDASTSAMSSPERRFKSANVQTDLSVLKPPSPLPKSYSTQSKSIGHPSTILPNDVEAEIDIFPQRSLTSTAKSVDVNSVNIPPTAASDHRVPFSDIASCPTAVPLRPQDIPRTRDHSYLRYPSKAASHPITLWDIPLKSYPDSITYPSKDSSGDVTPPINRIEYNMIYDNRVNNTDNTYIHNFLEDAKKMARKPKVSRPPRLAAIPGNVESPVGMYDPFPEKSDAHDIIKPGLEKQTTFNNIPAVKGPEVRAILYEPHHRKDSTDC; from the exons aTGTTAGTGGCCATAGCTGTTGGCGCCTTACTGCTACTGCTGTTGCTGTCGTTGttaatttgttgttgttgccGGTGGTGTTGTTTCGAGGAAGCAGCTGTTGGGGCTAAGACGAGAGGCGAGGAGAGAGTTTTCGACAAAAGG aaaatggACGGTGTTTTTATGGAAAGGGATGGAAGGAAAGACGATGTCAGTagaaaacaaagaacaaagagCGTGGTATCCATGGAGTCCTTGGATGGATATAGAGTTAATGAGGTCAAACCTCGTGCGATGCGCCTGGTCAGTGTTGACAGCCATCATTCTTTGGACGCAGTCCCGATACTGATACCGTCGTCTGCAGGGAGACATTCAACACGTCATACCACGCCAATGGCTAAGGTCACCGGAACTCAGTATGAACGAATCCATACCACACCGATGGCTAGGAATGCTGGGACACAGTACGAGGACGTAGCGGAGCGTGTCATCTACCCCTCGCCCAAGTCCAAGACCTTCGGTACACAGTATGAATGTATCGAGGAGGAAATGCCAACTAAAGACATTGGAACCATAACGGACAGGCGCGGCTCACTAACACCTAGTGTGTCCCAATTTTCGTCAAAAATGTCGTCTGCAAGAACGCCACGCACACTCAGAGCCGTTGCGCCGATGCAAATAAATCCAGAAGTATTGACTCCGATAGTTATGACAACAAAGGATGCATCCACTTCCGCTATGAGTAGTCCAGAGCGAAGATTTAAATCGGCAAATGTTCAAACGGATTTAAGTGTGTTAAAGCCGCCAAGTCCACTTCCAAAAAGTTACTCTACTCAGTCAAAATCTATTGGACATCCGTCGACAATTTTACCCAATGATGTTGAAGCTGAAATAGACATATTTCCACAGCGTTCCTTAACTTCGACTGCTAAATCGGTAGATGTCAACAGTGTAAATATTCCTCCAACAGCAGCAAGTGACCACAGGGTGCCTTTTAGTGACATCGCTAGTTGTCCCACAGCTGTCCCTCTCCGACCACAAGACATTCCACGGACTCGTGATCACTCCTATCTACGATATCCATCTAAAGCTGCCAGTCACCCAATCACACTTTGGGACATTCCACTGAAAAGTTACCCGGATAGCATAACGTACCCCAGCAAAGATAGCTCGGGCGATGTCACTCCTCCGATAAATCGTATCGAGTACAACATGATATATGACAATCGTGTAAACAACACAGACAATACCTACATCCACAACTTTCTTGAGGATGCCAAGAAAATGGCGCGAAAACCCAAAGTCTCGCGACCGCCGAGACTTGCTGCAATACCGGGCAATGTGGAATCTCCTGTAGGTATGTATGATCCATTCCCGGAGAAAAGCGATGCGCATGACATTATAAAACCTGGACTTGAAAAACAGACGACATTTAATAATATTCCTGCTGTGAAAGGTCCAGAAGTTCGAGCCATTTTGTATGAACCTCATCATAGGAAGGATTCAACGGATTGTTAG
- the LOC117334976 gene encoding nuclear receptor 2C2-associated protein-like, which translates to MTAVVDGNARVRVSSVLNRDTRQFGKKYLFDGEEDTCWNSDQGLPQWIHVNLDTGCDIAEIQIKFQGGFAGKDCCLEAHTDEEIKKIMDFYPEDVNSLQSFKLPEPLKMSSFRIVFNSSTDFFGRITIYQLSVLGSKS; encoded by the exons ATGACAGCAGTTGTGGACGGGAACGCACGTGTACG TGTGAGTTCTGTCCTTAATCGGGATACCAGGCAGTTTGgtaagaaatatttatttgatggAGAAGAAGACACCTGTTGGAATTCagaccag GGTTTGCCACAATGGATTCATGTGAACTTAGATACAGGGTGCGATATAGCAGAGATCCAGATAAAATTCCAGGGAGGATTTGCTGGAAAAGACTGCTGTTTGGAGGCCCATACTGATGaagaaattaaaaagataaTGGATTTCTACCCAGAGGATGTCAACTCATTACAA AGTTTCAAACTTCCAGAGCCTCTGAAGATGTCCAGTTTCAGGATTGTGTTCAACAGTAGTACAGACTTTTTTGGACGGATTACTATATACCAGCTTTCAGTATTAGGATCGAAAAGTTGA
- the LOC117335181 gene encoding cell wall protein DAN4-like: MSTNVSGESTLTGVIRGLQPSTVYQILVQCINDVGLGPASRPFLTVTTNPLPTTAPTTSTTLVTTTTTTATTSTTTTSTTTTTAPITSKSTSITSPRIVTPATTKIVQTTKTLPVGISTTHVVSNPKLSSSSVTINQLSPKVTAPLVTSGATIALMSTSSSDMTSIFTKKFPSSYLIHTTTPIAMTRPSETTRKGKHPSKYPD, encoded by the exons ATGTCTACTAATGTGTCAGGGGAGAGCACTCTAACCGGAGTCATCCGGGGTCTGCAGCCCTCCACAGTCTATCAGATATTAGTCCAATGTATCAACGACGTAGGTCTAGGTCCAGCGAGCAGACCCTTTCTCACCGTCACCACCAATCCTCTAC CTACTACAGCTCCCACTACATCAACCACCCTCGtcaccaccactactactactgccACTACCAGCACCACCACTACCAGCACCACTACCACCACCGCTCCGATAACGTCCAAGTCAACAAGCATTACTTCGCCAAGAATTGTAACTCCTGCCACAACGAAAATAGTACAAACCACGAAAACGCTGCCAGTCGGTATTTCTACGACACATGTGGTGTCAAACCCGAAATTATCGTCATCATCCGTTACGATAAATCAACTATCTCCTAAAGTCACTGCTCCACTGGTAACTTCAGGTGCAACAATAGCGCTTATGTCCACAAGCAGCAGTGATATGACGTCAATCTTTACCAAAAAGTTTCCTTCGTCCTACTTAATACATACGACCACGCCCATAGCAATGACGAGGCCATCAGAAACTACACGCAAAGGCAAGCATCCATCTAAGTACCCTGATTAA
- the LOC117334756 gene encoding uncharacterized protein LOC117334756, which yields MAAVMTRREVGVRDVGSTVHVPDDVKAKLMFYLKCICDLINLEERDEDMNRLTDYRRYYLLTETEIDQLTIMCLLLSPSLLTDKCIFHNEEMCGDSRNKFFEISSVNRQLLVSNNIMIGGTQTRVNRIMCFKMEWMVENYFIPILILKSRLELKMQIAEEIVASHQRQEAADDCCCTIL from the coding sequence ATGGCTGCGGTGATGACAAGACGCGAGGTGGGCGTTCGTGACGTGGGATCTACCGTGCACGTGCCGGATGACGTCAAAGCAAAACTGATGTTCTACCTAAAATGTATTTGTGATCTCATCAATCTGGAGGAGCGAGATGAGGATATGAACAGACTGACAGACTACCGGAGATATTATCTTCTAACGGAGACAGAAATAGACCAACTCACCATTATGTGCTTGCTTTTGTCGCCCAGCCTTTTAACGGACAAGTGTATATTTCACAACGAGGAAATGTGTGGAGATTCCAGGAACAAGTTTTTCGAAATATCTTCAGTCAATCGACAGCTGCTGGTGTCAAACAACATTATGATTGGTGGAACGCAAACACGCGTCAACCGAATCATGTGTTTCAAAATGGAGTGGATGGTGGAGAATTACTTCATACCGATACTGATACTGAAGAGTAGACTCGAACTGAAAATGCAGATAGCAGAAGAAATCGTGGCAAGTCACCAAAGGCAGGAAGCCGCTGATGACTGCTGTTGCACTATTCTGTGA